Proteins from one Deinococcus sp. AB2017081 genomic window:
- a CDS encoding RidA family protein, producing MTTELPVRFIHAPDLGRPAGYSHAAEVRGGRTVYISGQIALDNHGNVVGADDFEAQARQVFRNLGHVLAAAGLDFGAVVKLTIFLTDMQDIAAFRRVRDEFVNTAAPPASSAVQVAGLVRPELWVEVEAIAVGP from the coding sequence ATGACCACCGAGCTGCCTGTCCGCTTTATCCACGCCCCGGATCTGGGCCGCCCCGCCGGGTACTCCCACGCGGCCGAGGTCAGGGGCGGACGTACCGTGTACATCTCCGGGCAGATCGCGCTGGACAACCATGGGAACGTGGTCGGCGCAGATGACTTCGAGGCGCAGGCACGGCAGGTGTTCCGGAACCTGGGGCACGTACTTGCGGCGGCAGGCCTGGACTTCGGCGCGGTCGTGAAGCTGACCATCTTCCTGACGGACATGCAGGACATTGCCGCGTTTCGCCGGGTGCGCGACGAGTTCGTGAACACGGCCGCGCCGCCCGCGAGCAGCGCCGTGCAGGTCGCGGGCCTCGTGCGTCCGGAATTGTGGGTCGAGGTCGAGGCCATCGCCGTGGGCCCGTGA
- the purH gene encoding bifunctional phosphoribosylaminoimidazolecarboxamide formyltransferase/IMP cyclohydrolase, giving the protein MARRALISVSDKTGVIEFARQLEQRGWEILSTGGTYASITGAGVAARQVSDVTGFPEMLDGRVKTLHPAVHGGILARRDDDHLGQLDQHGIGTIDLVCVNLYPFRETVARGAPFDEVVENIDIGGPAMIRSAAKNHSGVLVLVDPADYPLALQDEVAPADRQRLAAKAYRHTSEYDAAITAYLEGASDELPTTLPQTLTLNLDKAAEVRYGENPHQPGAIYRLGSASGPVIDARVVAGKPMSFNNFTDADAAWTLCQELSAQEAAVPEHAAVCVAVKHANPCGVALAADVKTAWERARDADTLSVFGGVVAVNRPVDLAAAQSMRGTFLEVLIAPDVSTEAIAWFAEKKPDLRVLIAGPQQHVSVLDVRPLTGGFAVQEKDSRPWDDLCPETVTTREPTEQEWLDLRFAWATVKHARSNAVVIAKRGVTVGLGAGAVSRIWAAERAVANAGESAQGAVLASEAFFPFDDVVRLAARSGVTAILQPGGAKRDPEVIAACNELGISMVFTGSRHFKH; this is encoded by the coding sequence ATGGCGAGACGGGCACTCATTTCCGTGAGCGACAAGACCGGCGTGATCGAGTTCGCGCGGCAACTCGAACAGCGCGGCTGGGAGATCCTCAGCACCGGCGGCACCTACGCCTCGATCACCGGCGCGGGTGTGGCGGCGCGGCAGGTGAGCGACGTGACCGGCTTCCCCGAGATGCTGGACGGCCGCGTGAAGACGCTGCACCCGGCGGTTCACGGCGGCATCCTGGCCCGGCGGGACGACGACCACCTGGGGCAGCTCGACCAGCACGGGATCGGCACGATCGATCTGGTGTGCGTGAACCTCTACCCCTTCCGCGAGACGGTCGCGCGGGGGGCGCCGTTTGACGAGGTCGTCGAGAACATCGACATCGGCGGCCCGGCCATGATCCGCTCGGCAGCGAAGAACCACAGCGGCGTGCTGGTGCTCGTCGATCCCGCCGACTACCCGCTGGCCCTGCAGGACGAGGTCGCCCCGGCCGACCGGCAGCGGCTGGCGGCCAAGGCGTACCGCCACACCAGCGAATACGACGCGGCCATCACGGCGTATCTGGAGGGCGCGTCTGATGAGCTGCCGACCACGCTGCCCCAGACCCTGACGCTGAATCTGGACAAGGCCGCCGAGGTGCGCTACGGCGAGAACCCGCACCAGCCGGGCGCGATCTACCGCCTGGGGAGTGCCAGCGGGCCGGTCATCGATGCGCGGGTGGTGGCGGGCAAGCCCATGAGCTTCAACAACTTCACCGACGCCGACGCCGCGTGGACGCTGTGCCAGGAACTGTCGGCACAGGAGGCGGCGGTGCCGGAGCACGCGGCGGTGTGCGTGGCCGTCAAGCACGCCAACCCCTGCGGCGTGGCGCTGGCCGCCGACGTGAAGACCGCGTGGGAACGCGCCCGCGACGCCGACACCCTGAGCGTGTTCGGCGGCGTGGTCGCCGTGAACCGGCCTGTCGATCTGGCCGCGGCGCAGAGCATGCGCGGCACCTTCCTGGAAGTGCTGATCGCCCCGGACGTGAGCACCGAGGCCATCGCGTGGTTCGCGGAAAAGAAGCCGGATCTGCGCGTGCTGATCGCCGGGCCGCAGCAGCATGTGAGCGTGCTCGACGTCCGCCCCCTGACCGGCGGCTTCGCCGTACAGGAGAAGGATTCCCGGCCGTGGGACGACCTGTGCCCCGAGACCGTCACCACCCGCGAGCCGACCGAGCAGGAGTGGCTGGATCTCCGCTTCGCGTGGGCGACGGTCAAGCACGCCCGCAGCAACGCCGTGGTGATCGCGAAACGTGGCGTGACCGTGGGCCTGGGCGCGGGCGCGGTCTCGCGCATCTGGGCCGCGGAACGCGCCGTGGCGAACGCGGGCGAGAGCGCGCAGGGGGCAGTGCTGGCCAGTGAAGCCTTCTTCCCCTTCGACGACGTGGTGCGTCTCGCCGCCCGCTCAGGCGTGACGGCCATCCTGCAACCCGGCGGGGCCAAGCGCGACCCCGAAGTGATCGCCGCGTGCAACGAGCTGGGCATCAGCATGGTGTTCACGGGCTCGCGGCACTTCAAGCACTGA